In one window of Burkholderia multivorans ATCC BAA-247 DNA:
- a CDS encoding DHA2 family efflux MFS transporter permease subunit produces MNRPADQAAAPGGDWRPAANPWLVAVVVTLAAFMEVLDTTIVNVALPHIAGTMSASYDEATWTLTSYLVANGIVLPISGFLGRLLGRKRYFVLCIAAFTACSFLCGIATNLGELIVFRVLQGLFGGGLQPNQQSIILDTFPPEQRNRAFSVSAIAIVVAPVLGPTLGGWITDHFSWRWVFLLNVPIGVLTVLAVMQLVEDPPWRRGAVRGLSVDYVGIGLIAIGLGCLQVMLDRGEDEDWFGSTFIRTFAVLSALGLVGATLWLLRTRKPVVDLSCLRDRNFALGCVTIATFAAVLYGSAVIVPQLAQQHLGYTATLAGLVLSPGALLITLEIPLVSRLMPHVQTRYLVGFGFVLLAFALAYSRMLVPDIDYRHLVMIRCAQSLAIGFMFVPITTLAYLTVPQRLNDDASALFTMFRNVAGSIGISVSTALIRERTQARMAHLSAHTSPLSQNFQDALHANARAIAELSGGTPAAALQTANGRLYETFVSQATILAYIDVFALLAVFCAACIPLTFLFSPVKAARAGGGH; encoded by the coding sequence ATGAACCGGCCCGCCGATCAGGCGGCGGCACCCGGCGGCGACTGGCGGCCGGCCGCGAATCCGTGGCTCGTCGCCGTCGTGGTCACGCTCGCCGCCTTCATGGAAGTGCTCGACACGACGATCGTCAACGTCGCGCTGCCGCACATCGCGGGGACGATGTCCGCGAGCTACGACGAGGCCACCTGGACGCTCACGTCGTATCTGGTCGCGAACGGGATCGTGCTGCCGATCTCCGGGTTTCTCGGCCGGCTGCTCGGACGCAAGCGCTACTTCGTGCTCTGCATCGCCGCGTTCACCGCGTGCTCGTTCCTGTGCGGCATCGCGACGAACCTCGGCGAGCTGATCGTGTTCCGCGTGCTGCAGGGCTTGTTCGGCGGCGGGCTGCAGCCGAACCAGCAGTCGATCATCCTCGACACGTTTCCGCCCGAGCAGCGCAACCGCGCGTTCTCGGTGTCGGCGATCGCGATCGTCGTCGCGCCGGTGCTCGGGCCCACGCTCGGCGGCTGGATCACCGATCACTTCTCGTGGCGCTGGGTGTTCCTGCTCAACGTGCCGATCGGCGTGCTGACCGTGCTCGCCGTGATGCAGCTCGTCGAGGATCCGCCGTGGCGACGCGGCGCGGTGCGCGGGCTGTCGGTCGACTACGTCGGGATCGGCCTGATCGCGATCGGGCTCGGCTGCTTGCAGGTCATGCTCGATCGCGGCGAGGACGAGGACTGGTTCGGCTCGACGTTCATCCGGACCTTCGCGGTGCTGTCCGCACTCGGGCTCGTCGGCGCGACGCTCTGGCTGCTGCGCACGAGGAAGCCCGTCGTCGATCTGTCGTGCCTGCGCGATCGCAACTTCGCGCTCGGCTGCGTGACGATCGCGACGTTCGCGGCCGTGCTGTACGGCAGCGCGGTGATCGTGCCGCAGCTCGCGCAGCAGCATCTCGGCTACACGGCGACGCTCGCCGGTCTCGTGCTGTCGCCGGGCGCGCTGCTGATCACGCTCGAGATTCCGCTCGTGAGCCGGCTGATGCCGCACGTGCAGACGCGCTATCTCGTCGGCTTCGGCTTCGTGCTGCTCGCGTTCGCACTGGCCTATTCGCGCATGCTCGTGCCCGACATCGACTATCGGCATCTGGTGATGATTCGCTGCGCGCAGTCGCTCGCGATCGGCTTCATGTTCGTGCCGATCACGACGCTCGCGTATCTGACCGTGCCGCAGCGGCTGAACGACGATGCGTCGGCGCTGTTTACGATGTTCCGCAACGTCGCCGGGTCGATCGGCATCTCGGTGTCGACTGCGCTGATTCGCGAACGCACGCAGGCACGCATGGCGCATCTGTCCGCGCATACGTCGCCGCTGTCGCAGAACTTCCAGGACGCGCTGCATGCGAACGCGCGAGCGATCGCGGAGCTGTCGGGCGGCACGCCGGCGGCCGCGCTGCAGACCGCGAACGGCCGGCTCTACGAGACCTTCGTGTCGCAGGCGACGATCCTCGCGTATATCGACGTATTTGCGCTGCTCGCGGTGTTTTGTGCCGCGTGCATTCCGCTGACATTCCTGTTTTCGCCGGTGAAGGCCGCACGCGCCGGAGGAGGGCATTGA
- a CDS encoding efflux transporter outer membrane subunit, which translates to MTTCDAARRSRRPRALRRATAAAAAVAGTLLGACTVGPDFTPPRADVPAGWHALQRADAAAPASGARAPASTPTTDADPDPRWWRAFGDPLLDRLVERAARDNLDVQAAVLRIAQARAQVRAAAAQGLPDVRASASYQREQLGLKGFVEDQGLDRQIDRLGAPGSPLDRLGAGTGAAVQQRARGALDALESPVNLWQAGFDASWELDLFGRVRRAVEAADAQAGAAVASHDDALLSLEAEVAQTYLQLRGAQTQRALADELVRAQRELRDLTREQAAHGLASDLDVRSADARLAQLRAQLPKFDQQIVLLKNGLAYLVGGAPGALDDWLDTPRALPGVPPAVPVGLPSTLARRRPDIRRAEADLHAATADVGVAVAQFYPDVSLTGQVGLRATHVRELAHWSHLFYAFGPAVSLPIFSGGALVSNLRLTQARQAEAALAYRQTVLVALRDVDNALAVYRTDQTRAAALDDAVRAEQGALELARDRYRKGLSPFLDVLDAERQWSEGRQQAVQGALQTTTDLVALYKALGGGWREGDGGRDGVARADARRVDASHVDAARADAPHADAPHADAARADAPHADASRTDASRTDAAARDAQAPAQP; encoded by the coding sequence ATGACGACGTGCGACGCCGCCCGCCGCAGCCGCCGGCCGCGCGCGCTGCGCCGTGCGACCGCCGCGGCTGCCGCGGTCGCCGGCACGCTGCTGGGCGCATGTACGGTCGGCCCGGATTTCACACCGCCGCGCGCCGACGTGCCCGCGGGCTGGCATGCGCTGCAGCGCGCCGACGCGGCCGCGCCTGCGTCGGGCGCGCGCGCGCCGGCTTCCACGCCGACGACGGACGCCGATCCCGATCCGCGCTGGTGGCGCGCGTTCGGCGATCCGCTGCTGGACCGGCTCGTCGAACGCGCGGCGCGCGACAACCTCGACGTGCAGGCCGCGGTGCTGCGCATTGCGCAGGCGCGTGCGCAGGTGCGTGCCGCCGCCGCGCAGGGCTTGCCCGACGTGCGCGCAAGCGCGAGCTATCAGCGCGAGCAGCTCGGCCTGAAGGGGTTCGTCGAAGATCAAGGGTTGGACCGGCAGATCGACCGGCTCGGCGCGCCCGGTTCGCCGCTCGACCGGCTCGGGGCGGGCACCGGCGCGGCCGTGCAGCAGCGTGCGCGCGGCGCGCTCGATGCGCTGGAATCGCCGGTCAACCTGTGGCAGGCCGGCTTCGACGCGTCGTGGGAGCTCGATCTGTTCGGACGCGTGCGGCGTGCGGTGGAGGCGGCCGATGCGCAGGCGGGTGCGGCCGTCGCGAGCCACGACGACGCACTGCTGTCGCTCGAAGCGGAGGTCGCCCAGACCTATCTGCAGCTGCGCGGTGCGCAGACGCAGCGCGCGCTCGCCGACGAACTCGTGCGTGCGCAGCGCGAACTGCGCGATCTGACGCGCGAGCAGGCCGCACACGGCCTGGCGAGCGACCTCGACGTGCGCAGCGCCGACGCGCGGCTCGCCCAGTTGCGTGCGCAACTACCGAAGTTCGATCAGCAGATCGTGCTGCTGAAGAACGGGCTTGCCTATCTGGTCGGCGGTGCGCCGGGCGCGCTCGACGACTGGCTCGACACGCCGCGTGCGCTGCCGGGCGTGCCGCCCGCCGTGCCGGTCGGCCTGCCGTCGACGCTCGCGCGCCGCCGGCCCGACATCCGGCGCGCGGAAGCCGACCTGCACGCGGCGACGGCCGACGTCGGCGTCGCGGTCGCGCAGTTCTATCCGGACGTGTCGCTGACCGGGCAAGTCGGGCTGCGCGCGACACATGTGCGCGAACTCGCGCACTGGTCGCATCTGTTCTATGCGTTCGGGCCTGCGGTGTCGCTGCCGATTTTTTCGGGCGGCGCGCTGGTGTCGAACCTGCGGCTCACGCAGGCGCGTCAGGCGGAGGCGGCGCTCGCGTATCGGCAGACCGTGCTCGTCGCGCTGCGCGACGTCGACAATGCCCTCGCCGTGTACCGCACCGACCAGACGCGCGCAGCCGCGCTCGACGATGCCGTGCGCGCGGAGCAGGGCGCGCTGGAACTCGCGCGCGATCGTTACCGCAAGGGGCTGTCGCCGTTTCTCGACGTGCTGGACGCGGAGCGGCAATGGTCGGAAGGGCGTCAGCAGGCCGTGCAGGGCGCGCTGCAGACGACGACCGATCTCGTCGCGCTGTACAAGGCGCTCGGCGGGGGTTGGCGGGAGGGGGATGGCGGGCGTGATGGTGTGGCGCGTGCTGATGCTCGGCGTGTCGATGCTTCGCATGTCGATGCTGCGCGTGCCGATGCTCCGCATGCCGATGCTCCGCATGCCGATGCTGCGCGTGCCGATGCTCCGCATGCCGATGCTTCGCGAACCGATGCTTCGCGAACCGATGCGGCGGCGCGCGACGCGCAGGCGCCCGCGCAACCGTAG
- a CDS encoding saccharopine dehydrogenase family protein, whose product MTHPSYDLVVFGATSFVGQILTRHLAEHLSSGADTLRWAIAGRSEAKLAQLRDSLGDAARTLPILVADASDDAQLQTLCAQTRVVVSTVGPYALYGEPLVRACAQSGTDYCDLTGETQWIKRMIDRYEAAATQSGARIVHCCGFDSIPSDLGVYVLQQRALHEWGAPAEHVTMRVKTLKGSASGGTVASMINVVREAAADPALRRMLLDPYALCPRDHRFTVRQHAVRSAEFDRDCDAWIAPFVMAAVNERVVHRSNALAGDAYGNGFRYDEAIVTGHGICGSVVARATVVALGAFMAGVLVKPVRSAMERFLLPKPGEGPSLAAQRAGCFDLRFFGHAPDGRIVRLKVTGDRDPGYGSTGKMLGQAAICLALDCRAGSDRTRGGGFWTPATMFGERLVDRLVRHAGLRFDAI is encoded by the coding sequence ATGACCCACCCCTCCTACGACCTCGTGGTGTTCGGCGCGACGAGCTTCGTCGGCCAGATCCTCACGCGCCATCTGGCCGAACATCTCTCGAGCGGCGCCGACACGCTGCGCTGGGCGATTGCCGGCCGCTCCGAAGCGAAGCTTGCGCAGTTGCGCGATTCGCTCGGCGACGCGGCGCGCACGCTGCCGATCCTCGTCGCCGACGCGTCCGACGACGCGCAGCTCCAGACGCTCTGCGCGCAGACGCGCGTCGTCGTGTCGACCGTCGGCCCCTATGCGCTGTACGGCGAGCCGCTCGTGCGCGCCTGCGCGCAAAGCGGCACCGACTATTGCGATTTGACCGGCGAGACGCAGTGGATCAAGCGCATGATCGACCGATACGAAGCAGCCGCCACGCAGTCGGGCGCGCGCATCGTGCACTGCTGCGGCTTCGATTCGATTCCGTCGGATCTTGGCGTGTACGTCCTTCAGCAACGCGCGCTGCACGAATGGGGCGCGCCGGCCGAGCACGTGACGATGCGCGTCAAGACCCTGAAGGGCAGCGCGTCGGGCGGAACGGTCGCGAGCATGATCAATGTCGTTCGCGAGGCCGCGGCCGATCCGGCACTGCGCCGCATGCTGCTCGATCCGTATGCGTTATGCCCGCGCGATCATCGCTTCACGGTGCGTCAGCATGCGGTCCGGTCGGCCGAGTTCGATCGCGATTGCGACGCGTGGATCGCGCCGTTCGTGATGGCGGCCGTCAACGAGCGCGTCGTACACCGTTCGAACGCGCTGGCCGGCGACGCATACGGCAACGGCTTCCGCTACGACGAAGCGATCGTGACGGGGCACGGTATCTGCGGGAGCGTCGTTGCGCGGGCGACCGTCGTCGCGCTGGGCGCATTCATGGCCGGCGTGCTCGTGAAGCCCGTGCGCAGCGCGATGGAGCGTTTCCTGCTGCCGAAGCCCGGCGAAGGGCCGAGCCTCGCTGCCCAGCGCGCGGGCTGCTTCGATCTGCGCTTCTTCGGTCACGCACCGGACGGGCGGATCGTGCGCCTGAAGGTGACCGGCGATCGCGATCCCGGTTATGGGTCGACGGGCAAGATGCTCGGGCAGGCGGCGATCTGTCTCGCGCTCGACTGCCGCGCAGGCAGCGACCGCACGCGCGGCGGCGGGTTCTGGACGCCCGCGACGATGTTCGGCGAGCGGCTCGTCGACCGGCTCGTGCGGCATGCGGGCTTGCGTTTCGACGCGATCTGA